The DNA window TGCGGCCGCAGGGCCAGCAGCCGATGCAGCAGGCGCCGTCCCCCATGCGGGGCTTCCTCATCGACGAGGACGACAACTGAGGCGCCCGTACGGCCGCTAGTCGGCAGTCGGTCGGTCGGCAGTCATAAAAGGGCCGGGCCCCTGGGATTCCCCAGGGGCCCGGCCCTTTTATTCGCTCTGCATTTCCGTACGGATGTCGGTCAATACGACATATGGCAATGGCCGGGCGAGGGAATCCCTCGCCCGGCCATTGCCGGTTTTATCAGGCCTCGGTCGTCTTGCGGAGACGGAACGTCAGCGAAAGCGCCTCGTCGGTGAAAGGCTCACCGTAGGATCCGTCGGCCTCGCCCGTGGCGAAGTCCGTGGCCAGGACCTCGTCCGCAATCAGGGAGGCGTGCTCCGAGAGGGCGGTACGGACTTCCTCGGCCGCCGACTCCCAGCGCACGGCGATCCGGTCGGCGACGTCGAGGCCGCTGTTCTTCCGGGCCTCCTGGATGAGCCGGACGGCATCGCGGGCGAGGCCCGCGCGGCGCAGCTCCGGGGTGATCTCCAGGTCGAGGGCCACCGTCGCACCCGAGTCCGAGGCCACCGACCAGCCCTCGCGGGGCGTCTCGGTGATGATGACCTCGTCGGGGGAGAGGGTGACCGTCTCGCCGTCCACCTCGACCGAGGCCGTGCCCTCGCGCAGGGCCAGCGACAGCGCCGCGGCGTCGGCCCCGGCGACGGCCTTGGCGACCGCCTGGACGCCCTTGCCGAACCGCTTGCCCAGGGCACGGAAGTTGGCCTTGGCCGTGGTGTCGACCAGGGAACCACCCACCTCGGAGAGCGAGGCGAGGGAGGAGACGTTGAGCTCCTCGGCGATCTGGGCGCGCAGCTCGGCGCCCAGCTCCTCGAAGCCGGCCGAGGCCACCAGCGCGCGGGAGAGCGGCTGGCGGGTCTTGACGCCGGACTCCGCGCGGGTGGCGCGGCCCAGCTCGACCAGGCGCCGCACGAGCAGCATCTGCTGCGACAGCTTCGGGTCGACGAGGGCGGCGTCCGCCACCGGCCAGGTGGCCAGGTGGACCGACTCGGGGGCCTGCGGGTCGACGGGGACCACGAGGTCCTGCCAGACGCGCTCGGTGATGAACGGCACCAGCGGGGCCATCAGGCGGGTCACCGTCTCGACGACCTCGTGGAGGGTGCGCAGCGCGGCCGCGTCACCCTGCCAGAACCGGCGGCGCGAGCGGCGCACGTACCAGTTGGACAGGTCGTCGACGAAGGAGGACAGCAGCTTGCCGGCCCGCTGGGTGTCGTAGGCCTCCATGGCCTCGGTGACCTGGCCGACGAGGGCGTTGAGCTCGCCGAGCAGCCAGCGGTCCAGCAGCGGGCGGTCGGCCGGGGCCGGGTCCGCGGCGCTGGGGGCCCAGCCGGATGTACGGGCGTAGAGGGCCTGGAAGGCGACCGTGTTCCAGTACGTCAGGAGCGTCTTGCGGACGACCTCCTGGATGGTGCCGTGACCCACGCGGCGCGCGGCCCACGGGGAGCCGCCGGCCGCCATGAACCAGCGGACGGCGTCGGCGCCGTGCTGGTCCATCAGGGGGATCGGCTGGAGGATGTTGCCCAGGTGCTTGGACATCTTCCGGCCGTCCTCGGCGAGGATGTGGCCCAGGCAGACGACGTTCTCGTACGACGACTTGTCGAAGACGAGGGTGCCGACGGCCATCAGCGTGTAGAACCAGCCGCGGGTCTGGTCGATGGCCTCGGAGATGAACTGCGCCGGGAAGCGCTGCTCGAAGAGCTCCTTGTTCTTGTACGGGTAGCCCCACTGCGCGAACGGCATCGAGCCCGAGTCGTACCAGGCGTCGATGACCTCCGGCACGCGCACGGCCGTGTGGGCGCAGCCCTCGGCGGTGCAGGTGAAGGTGACGTCGTCGATGTAGGGGCGGTGCGGGTCCAGGCCGCTCTGGTCGGTGCCGGTGAGCTCGGTGAGCTCGGCCAGGGAGCCGACGCAGGTGAGGTGGTTCTCCTCGCAGCGCCAGATGGGCAGCGGCGTGCCCCAGTAGCGGTTGCGGGAGAGCGCCCAGTCGATGTTGTTGTTCAGCCAGTCGCCGAAGCGGCCGTGCTTGACCGACTCGGGGAACCAGTTGGTCTTCTCGTTCTCCTCGAGCAGCCGGTCCTTGACCGCGGTGGTGCGGATGTACCAGGACGGCTGCGCGTAGTAGAGCAGCGCGGTGTGGCAGCGCCAGCAGTGCGGGTAGCTGTGCTCGTAGGCGATGTGCTTGAAGAGCAGGCCGCGCTCGTCGAGGTCCGCGACGAGCTTCTCGTCGGCCTTCTTGAAGAACTGGCCGCCGACGAGGGCGAGGCCCTCCTCGAAGGTGCCGTCCGGGCGGACCGGATTGACGACCGGCAGGCCGTAGGCGCGGCAGGTCCTGAGGTCGTCCTCACCGAAGGCGGGCGCCTGGTGGACCAGACCCGTGCCGTCCTCGGTCGTGACGTACTCGGCGTTGACGACGAAGTTGGCGCCCTCCAGCTCGACCAGGTCGAACGGGCGGCGGTAGGCCCAGCGCTCCATCTCGCGACCGGTGAAGGACTGCCCCGTCGCGGTCCAGCCCTCGCCGAGGGCCTTCTCCAGCAGCGGCTCGGCGACGACCAGCTTCTCGGAGCCGTCGGTGGCGACGACGTAGGTGACGTCGGGGTGTGCGGCGGCGGCCGTGTTGGAGACCAGCGTCCAGGGGGTGGTCGTCCACACCAGCAGCGAGGCCTCGCCCGCGAGCGGGCCGGAGGTCAGCGGGAAGCGGACGAAGACGGAGGGGTCGACGACCGTCTCGTAGCCCTGGGCCAGCTCGTGGTCCGACAGGCCGGTGCCGCAG is part of the Streptomyces roseifaciens genome and encodes:
- the ileS gene encoding isoleucine--tRNA ligase, which codes for MSPQPQYHQVPAQVDLPALEHAVLEFWRESKVFARSLEQSEGRPEWVFYEGPPTANGMPGAHHIEARVFKDVFPRFRTMQGYHVGRKAGWDCHGLPVELAVEKELGFSGKQDIEAYGIAAFNDKCRESVTRHTDAFAELTTRMGYWVDLDDAYRTMDPDYVQSVWWSLKEIFNKGLLVQDHRVAPWCPRCGTGLSDHELAQGYETVVDPSVFVRFPLTSGPLAGEASLLVWTTTPWTLVSNTAAAAHPDVTYVVATDGSEKLVVAEPLLEKALGEGWTATGQSFTGREMERWAYRRPFDLVELEGANFVVNAEYVTTEDGTGLVHQAPAFGEDDLRTCRAYGLPVVNPVRPDGTFEEGLALVGGQFFKKADEKLVADLDERGLLFKHIAYEHSYPHCWRCHTALLYYAQPSWYIRTTAVKDRLLEENEKTNWFPESVKHGRFGDWLNNNIDWALSRNRYWGTPLPIWRCEENHLTCVGSLAELTELTGTDQSGLDPHRPYIDDVTFTCTAEGCAHTAVRVPEVIDAWYDSGSMPFAQWGYPYKNKELFEQRFPAQFISEAIDQTRGWFYTLMAVGTLVFDKSSYENVVCLGHILAEDGRKMSKHLGNILQPIPLMDQHGADAVRWFMAAGGSPWAARRVGHGTIQEVVRKTLLTYWNTVAFQALYARTSGWAPSAADPAPADRPLLDRWLLGELNALVGQVTEAMEAYDTQRAGKLLSSFVDDLSNWYVRRSRRRFWQGDAAALRTLHEVVETVTRLMAPLVPFITERVWQDLVVPVDPQAPESVHLATWPVADAALVDPKLSQQMLLVRRLVELGRATRAESGVKTRQPLSRALVASAGFEELGAELRAQIAEELNVSSLASLSEVGGSLVDTTAKANFRALGKRFGKGVQAVAKAVAGADAAALSLALREGTASVEVDGETVTLSPDEVIITETPREGWSVASDSGATVALDLEITPELRRAGLARDAVRLIQEARKNSGLDVADRIAVRWESAAEEVRTALSEHASLIADEVLATDFATGEADGSYGEPFTDEALSLTFRLRKTTEA